From one Mesomycoplasma ovipneumoniae genomic stretch:
- a CDS encoding Panacea domain-containing protein, translated as MNGIDIKKFLNYLFALYHVDSGETELYRTWVQKILWFTHWKFYRLYNEPFFSDDFESYKYGPVSWTVLKTQFFSLQTPKNTSYNLEDILDYHRNDIIDEFKSILKNDFLKDFSHDYGETFTEEQKIEAQEKRWDCFVFVFERLKKMRPNELMNLSYKQKSYKTALSNPTSKIILNETILEDSEIDLLKNDF; from the coding sequence ATGAATGGGATTGATATTAAAAAATTTTTAAATTATTTATTTGCGCTTTATCACGTTGACAGCGGAGAAACCGAACTTTATCGAACTTGAGTTCAAAAAATACTATGATTTACGCACTGAAAATTTTATAGACTTTATAATGAACCGTTTTTTTCTGATGATTTTGAGTCATACAAATACGGCCCTGTTTCATGAACAGTTTTAAAAACTCAGTTTTTTAGCCTTCAGACACCTAAAAATACCTCTTATAATCTTGAGGATATTTTAGATTATCACAGAAACGATATAATTGATGAATTCAAGAGCATATTAAAAAACGATTTTTTGAAAGACTTTAGTCACGATTATGGCGAAACTTTTACTGAAGAACAAAAAATAGAGGCTCAAGAAAAACGGTGAGATTGTTTTGTCTTTGTTTTTGAACGGTTGAAAAAAATGCGTCCAAATGAATTAATGAATTTGTCTTACAAGCAAAAATCATACAAAACCGCCTTATCAAATCCAACAAGCAAAATCATTCTTAACGAAACGATACTTGAAG